A genomic stretch from Zeimonas sediminis includes:
- the dnaX gene encoding DNA polymerase III subunit gamma/tau, translating into MTHQALARKWRPRDFGSLVGQEHVVRALAHALDSGRLHHAYLFTGTRGVGKTTIARILAKALNCETGVGSRPCGTCSACTGIDAGRFVDCIELDAASNRGVEDMTQLLENAVYAPTVGRYKVYVIDEVHMLSNHAFNAMLKTLEEPPPHVVFVLATTDPQKVPVTVLSRCLQFSLKNMPPATVAAHLQRVLQAEGIDGEPGALAQIGRAAAGSMRDALSLLDQAIAFSGGVLTEAAVREMLGVVDRAWLERILDALAMRDGAALVGQADAMLEANAPFETALSELAVLLQRVALVQAGVAVPGDEAPLLERLAEKLPPEEVQVHYQIAIHAQRDLPLAPDPHTGFTMTLLRMLAFRPDDAAGGPAEAGGRAARPGAPAPGPAAAPAIAASPRPQATPRSAALKAPPPARAEFAARPAASPADRAAGAPPGERAGDVSGRAAQPRAAVADSAAAFDGDWPALVAQVRAGGMAAQFLQQSALVAHEGLHFRLKVPIRPLAEPATVNRAREALAAHFGAEVRLSVEVGAVQGPTAAAVASRLRAEKQAEAEAAIDADPFVQTLLKDFGGTIVPGSVRPAAGNPTPGE; encoded by the coding sequence ATGACCCACCAGGCGCTTGCCCGCAAGTGGCGCCCGCGAGACTTCGGCTCGCTCGTCGGGCAGGAGCACGTCGTGCGGGCCCTCGCGCACGCGCTCGACAGCGGGCGCCTGCACCACGCCTACCTGTTCACCGGCACCCGCGGCGTCGGCAAGACCACGATCGCGCGCATCCTCGCCAAGGCGCTGAACTGCGAGACCGGGGTGGGCTCCAGGCCTTGCGGAACCTGCTCGGCGTGCACCGGCATCGACGCCGGGCGCTTCGTCGATTGCATCGAGCTCGACGCCGCCTCGAATCGCGGCGTCGAGGACATGACCCAGTTGCTCGAGAACGCGGTCTACGCGCCGACCGTGGGCCGCTACAAGGTCTACGTGATCGACGAAGTCCACATGCTGAGCAACCACGCGTTCAACGCGATGCTCAAGACGCTGGAGGAGCCGCCGCCGCACGTGGTCTTCGTGCTGGCCACCACCGACCCGCAGAAGGTGCCGGTCACGGTGCTCTCGCGATGCCTGCAGTTCAGCCTGAAGAACATGCCGCCGGCCACCGTGGCCGCGCACCTGCAGCGGGTCCTGCAGGCGGAGGGCATCGACGGCGAGCCCGGCGCGCTGGCGCAGATCGGCAGGGCGGCTGCGGGCAGCATGCGCGACGCGCTGTCGCTGCTCGACCAGGCGATCGCCTTCTCGGGGGGCGTGCTCACCGAGGCGGCGGTGCGCGAGATGCTCGGCGTCGTCGACCGCGCCTGGCTCGAGCGCATCCTCGACGCGCTGGCGATGCGAGACGGTGCCGCGCTGGTCGGCCAGGCCGACGCGATGCTCGAGGCCAACGCGCCGTTCGAGACGGCGCTCTCCGAGCTGGCCGTGCTGCTGCAGCGGGTCGCGCTGGTGCAGGCCGGCGTGGCGGTGCCGGGAGACGAGGCGCCGCTGCTCGAGCGCCTTGCCGAGAAGCTGCCGCCCGAGGAGGTGCAGGTCCACTACCAGATCGCGATCCACGCGCAGCGCGACCTGCCTCTCGCCCCGGACCCGCACACCGGCTTCACGATGACACTGCTGCGGATGCTGGCCTTCCGGCCCGACGACGCGGCCGGAGGACCGGCCGAGGCCGGGGGCCGTGCCGCAAGGCCGGGTGCGCCAGCACCCGGCCCCGCAGCCGCACCCGCGATCGCGGCGTCTCCGAGGCCGCAGGCCACGCCCCGCAGCGCGGCGCTGAAGGCGCCGCCGCCTGCGCGTGCCGAGTTCGCGGCGCGGCCGGCGGCTTCGCCGGCAGATCGCGCTGCCGGCGCGCCGCCGGGAGAACGCGCGGGCGATGTGTCCGGCCGGGCCGCGCAGCCCCGGGCGGCGGTCGCCGACTCGGCCGCCGCCTTCGACGGCGACTGGCCGGCGCTGGTCGCGCAGGTGAGGGCCGGCGGCATGGCCGCCCAGTTCCTGCAGCAGAGCGCGCTGGTGGCCCACGAAGGGCTGCATTTCAGGCTGAAGGTGCCGATCCGTCCGCTCGCCGAACCGGCGACCGTCAACCGGGCGCGCGAGGCCCTCGCGGCCCACTTCGGAGCCGAGGTGCGGCTCAGCGTCGAGGTCGGCGCGGTCCAGGGGCCGACCGCCGCGGCGGTGGCCAGCCGCCTGCGCGCCGAGAAGCAGGCCGAGGCCGAGGCGGCGATCGATGCCGACCCGTTCGTCCAGACCTTGTTGAAGGATTTCGGCGGCACGATCGTGCCCGGCTCGGTCCGGCCGGCCGCCGGCAATCCAACCCCAGGAGAATGA
- the trxA gene encoding thioredoxin TrxA encodes MSIQHISDDSFEQEVLKSDLPVLVDYWAEWCGPCKMIAPILDEVARDYGEKVRVVKVNVDENQSVPAKYGIRGIPTLMLFRNGAVVDTKVGALSKSQLTMFLDSHL; translated from the coding sequence ATGTCCATCCAGCACATCTCCGACGACAGCTTCGAGCAGGAAGTCCTGAAATCCGACCTGCCGGTCCTGGTCGACTACTGGGCCGAGTGGTGCGGCCCCTGCAAGATGATCGCGCCCATCCTCGACGAGGTCGCCCGCGACTACGGCGAGAAGGTCCGCGTGGTCAAGGTCAACGTGGACGAGAACCAGTCGGTGCCGGCCAAGTACGGCATCCGCGGCATCCCGACGCTGATGCTGTTCCGCAACGGCGCGGTCGTCGACACCAAGGTCGGCGCGCTGTCCAAGTCGCAGCTCACGATGTTTCTGGACAGCCATCTCTGA
- the rho gene encoding transcription termination factor Rho, translating into MHLSELKAQHVSQLIELAASLDIENANRLRKQELMFAILKRMAKTGEQIFGDGVLEVLPDGFGFLRSPETSYLASTDDIYISPSQIRRFNLHTGDSIEGEVRTPKEGERYFALVKVDKINGAPPEASKNKILFENLTPLHPNKPLVLERDIKAEENITGRIIDMIAPIGKGQRGLIVAPPKAGKTVLMQHMAHAITANHPDVVLIVLLIDERPEEVTEMSRSVRGEVVASTFDEPATRHVQVAEMVIEKAKRLVEHKKDVVILLDSITRLARAYNTVVPASGKVLTGGVDANALQRPKRFFGAARNIEEGGSLTIIATALIDTGSRMDEVIYEEFKGTGNMELHLNRRMMEKRVYPAIDINRSGTRREELLIKPDVLQKIWILRKLLHDMDELEAMEFLLDKVRQTKSNQEFFEMMRGSSR; encoded by the coding sequence ATGCATCTGTCCGAACTGAAAGCTCAGCACGTCTCGCAGCTGATCGAACTGGCCGCGAGCCTCGACATCGAGAACGCCAATCGCCTGCGCAAGCAGGAGCTGATGTTCGCGATCCTCAAGCGGATGGCGAAGACCGGAGAGCAGATCTTCGGCGACGGCGTGCTCGAGGTGCTGCCCGACGGCTTCGGCTTCCTGCGTTCGCCCGAGACCTCCTACCTGGCGAGCACCGACGACATCTACATCTCGCCCTCGCAGATCCGGCGGTTCAACCTGCACACCGGCGACTCGATCGAGGGCGAGGTGCGCACGCCGAAGGAAGGCGAGCGCTACTTCGCTCTGGTCAAGGTCGACAAGATCAACGGCGCGCCGCCCGAGGCGAGCAAGAACAAGATCCTGTTCGAGAACCTGACGCCGCTGCACCCGAACAAGCCGCTGGTGCTCGAGCGCGACATCAAGGCCGAGGAGAACATCACCGGCCGGATCATCGACATGATCGCGCCGATCGGCAAGGGCCAGCGCGGCCTGATCGTTGCGCCGCCGAAGGCCGGCAAGACGGTGCTGATGCAGCACATGGCGCACGCGATCACCGCCAACCACCCCGACGTGGTCCTGATCGTGCTGCTGATCGACGAGCGCCCCGAGGAGGTCACCGAGATGAGCCGCTCGGTGCGCGGCGAGGTCGTTGCCTCGACCTTCGACGAGCCGGCCACCCGCCACGTGCAGGTCGCCGAGATGGTGATCGAAAAGGCCAAGCGCCTGGTCGAGCACAAGAAGGACGTGGTCATCCTGCTCGACTCGATCACCCGCCTGGCCCGCGCCTACAACACGGTGGTGCCGGCCTCGGGCAAGGTGCTGACCGGCGGCGTCGACGCCAACGCGCTGCAGCGGCCCAAGCGCTTCTTCGGCGCGGCGCGCAACATCGAGGAAGGCGGCTCGCTGACCATCATCGCCACCGCCCTGATCGACACCGGCAGCCGGATGGACGAGGTGATCTACGAGGAGTTCAAGGGCACCGGCAACATGGAGCTGCACCTGAACCGCCGGATGATGGAGAAGCGCGTCTACCCCGCGATCGACATCAACCGCTCGGGCACCCGTCGCGAGGAGTTGCTGATCAAGCCCGACGTGCTGCAGAAGATCTGGATCCTGCGCAAGCTGCTGCACGACATGGACGAGCTCGAGGCGATGGAGTTCCTGCTCGACAAGGTCCGCCAGACCAAGAGCAACCAGGAATTCTTCGAGATGATGCGCGGATCCTCTCGCTGA
- a CDS encoding type B 50S ribosomal protein L31 — MKEGIHPDYREVVFQDMASDFRFITRSTVNTREKITIDGKEYPLFKLDVSSESHPFYTGAQQRVSEAGRVEKFRQKFARSGKAG; from the coding sequence ATGAAAGAAGGCATTCACCCCGACTACCGCGAAGTCGTGTTCCAGGACATGGCCAGCGACTTCCGCTTCATCACGCGCTCGACCGTGAACACCCGCGAGAAGATCACGATCGACGGCAAGGAATACCCGCTGTTCAAGCTCGACGTGAGCTCCGAGTCGCACCCGTTCTACACGGGCGCGCAGCAGCGCGTCAGCGAAGCCGGCCGGGTCGAGAAGTTCCGCCAGAAGTTCGCCCGCTCCGGCAAGGCGGGCTGA
- a CDS encoding glycosyltransferase family 39 protein, protein MRPFIVTDIEAGKLPRWGLLLLCVLYVAPGFVGRDPWRTDDAAGFGIALTMARGGAADWLMPNIAGDAMPGQGPLPFWIAGAFAKLGVPWSADALLTEHLMVRLATALLLAATLSLVWYASFSLARRPGVQPSDPFGASAGSIDFARAIADSVLLVLMASFGLIFRMHETTGDVAQLTWVAAFLFGCALALERPGRGGAIAGAAIAATLLTRGLPLAIALLAALVALPLLVREFRLVAARLLRSALPVALLGMLAWPLALLAGDDAARAHLAAWLAAQAHAASGPTLEGIAYFVQTTPWFYWPAWPVATWAIWRWRGRWAEPAVALPILAAAAFSAQALIAPSGAEGRLLPAAAPLALLAGMGLPTLRRGIVSLIDWFAVTSFTLFGIAIWAWWIALMTGFPPRMAYRASRLAPGFEPSWIVIDIVLGGLATVAWLALVRWRISRRPRMIWRAMALSCGGLVLAWFLLMTLWLPVFNERNTYRDVAIGLGAALAAAPHDCVATRNLGSAQRASFLYFAGPRFGPTVGAMPDEGAAAAGDRASCGWLLVQDTGPIAQTRTSPLAGAELAWEGQRRAERGERFRLYRLRSPGR, encoded by the coding sequence ATGCGTCCGTTCATCGTCACCGACATCGAGGCCGGCAAGCTGCCCCGCTGGGGGCTGCTGCTGCTGTGCGTGCTGTACGTGGCGCCCGGCTTCGTGGGCCGCGACCCGTGGCGCACCGACGACGCCGCAGGCTTCGGCATCGCGCTGACGATGGCGCGCGGCGGCGCCGCCGACTGGCTGATGCCGAACATCGCCGGCGACGCCATGCCCGGGCAGGGACCCCTGCCCTTCTGGATCGCCGGCGCCTTCGCGAAGCTTGGCGTGCCCTGGTCGGCCGACGCGCTGCTGACCGAACACCTGATGGTCAGGCTGGCGACCGCGCTGCTCCTGGCGGCCACCCTGTCGCTGGTCTGGTACGCGAGCTTCTCGCTGGCCCGCCGGCCGGGGGTCCAGCCCTCCGACCCGTTCGGCGCGTCGGCCGGCAGCATCGATTTCGCCCGCGCGATCGCCGACTCGGTGCTGCTTGTGCTGATGGCCAGCTTCGGCCTGATCTTCCGGATGCACGAGACCACCGGCGACGTCGCGCAGCTGACCTGGGTGGCGGCCTTCCTTTTCGGCTGCGCGCTCGCGCTCGAGCGCCCCGGGCGGGGCGGCGCGATCGCCGGCGCCGCGATCGCGGCCACGCTGCTGACCCGCGGCCTGCCGCTGGCGATCGCGCTGCTGGCGGCGCTGGTCGCGCTGCCGTTGCTGGTTCGCGAGTTCCGCCTGGTCGCTGCCCGGCTGCTTCGCAGCGCGTTGCCGGTCGCGCTGCTCGGCATGCTCGCCTGGCCGCTGGCGCTGCTCGCCGGCGACGACGCCGCCCGCGCGCACCTCGCGGCCTGGCTCGCCGCGCAGGCCCATGCCGCCTCCGGGCCCACGCTCGAGGGGATCGCCTACTTCGTCCAGACCACGCCCTGGTTCTACTGGCCTGCCTGGCCGGTGGCCACCTGGGCGATCTGGCGCTGGCGGGGCCGCTGGGCCGAGCCCGCAGTGGCCTTGCCGATACTGGCGGCTGCAGCCTTCAGCGCGCAGGCACTGATCGCCCCCAGCGGCGCCGAGGGCCGGCTGTTGCCCGCGGCCGCGCCGCTCGCCCTGCTGGCGGGTATGGGCCTGCCGACCCTGCGGCGCGGCATCGTGAGCCTGATCGACTGGTTCGCGGTCACCAGCTTCACGCTGTTCGGAATCGCGATCTGGGCATGGTGGATCGCGCTGATGACCGGCTTCCCGCCGCGCATGGCCTATCGTGCCTCGCGCCTGGCGCCCGGCTTCGAGCCGTCGTGGATCGTGATCGACATCGTGCTCGGCGGCCTGGCGACCGTCGCCTGGCTGGCGCTGGTGCGGTGGCGGATCTCGCGCCGGCCGCGGATGATCTGGCGCGCGATGGCGCTGTCCTGCGGCGGCCTGGTCCTCGCCTGGTTCCTGCTGATGACGCTGTGGCTGCCGGTGTTCAACGAGCGCAACACCTATCGCGACGTGGCGATCGGCCTGGGCGCGGCGCTGGCCGCCGCGCCGCACGACTGCGTCGCGACGCGCAACCTGGGTTCGGCCCAGCGCGCGAGCTTCCTGTACTTCGCGGGCCCGAGGTTCGGCCCGACCGTCGGCGCGATGCCCGACGAGGGCGCCGCGGCGGCCGGCGACCGGGCTTCCTGCGGATGGCTGCTGGTGCAGGACACCGGCCCGATCGCCCAGACCCGGACGTCGCCGCTGGCCGGCGCCGAGCTCGCCTGGGAGGGCCAGCGGCGCGCCGAGCGCGGCGAGCGCTTCCGGCTCTACCGCCTGCGCTCGCCCGGGCGGTGA
- a CDS encoding MATE family efflux transporter has protein sequence MNRDILKLAWPVFVGQVAVMLNGVIDTMMAGRLSAVDVAAVGLGASIYICVYVGLMGVLLALAPIAAQHWGAGRHDRIREAAGQAIWLALALALPGCLALGWTEPWLAFAQAPDEVAAVARGYLVAVAAGLPAALLFRVFYALSNAIARPGTVMAINVAAVAAKLPLNALFMQGWQTDAGTTIVPALGGAGAGVATAIVLWLSLALSIVALRAMPVYRALRIRWPIRPDTAQLRELLRFGLPIGGAYLVEVTSFAFMALFLARLGATVAASHQIAANLAALAYMVPLALANATSTMVAQSIGAGRPDRARDYGRRGLRLAIAIACAVSAALWLGREGIVRAYTTDAAVIAAALPLVALVAAFHLFDAIQATATFVLRAHRITTLPMLVYLVCLWGIGLGGGWWLAFVAGAGDSPLAQAVAGAKGFWIAAGASLLAASALLAAIVGRVWKECEAPAPGAAPPLQTGGGRPLAAAPSPGSPDITRNRSR, from the coding sequence GTGAACCGCGACATCCTGAAGCTCGCCTGGCCGGTCTTCGTCGGCCAGGTGGCGGTGATGCTCAACGGCGTCATCGACACGATGATGGCCGGCCGGCTGTCGGCGGTCGACGTCGCCGCGGTCGGGCTCGGGGCCAGCATCTACATCTGCGTCTACGTCGGCCTGATGGGCGTGCTGCTCGCGCTGGCGCCGATCGCCGCCCAGCACTGGGGCGCGGGACGCCACGACCGGATCCGGGAAGCCGCCGGCCAGGCGATCTGGCTGGCCCTTGCGCTGGCCCTCCCGGGCTGCCTGGCCCTGGGCTGGACCGAGCCCTGGCTCGCGTTCGCGCAGGCGCCCGACGAGGTCGCCGCAGTCGCCCGCGGCTACCTGGTCGCGGTGGCGGCCGGGCTGCCGGCGGCGCTGCTGTTCCGGGTCTTCTACGCGCTGTCGAACGCGATCGCGCGGCCCGGCACGGTCATGGCGATCAACGTCGCGGCGGTCGCCGCGAAGCTGCCGCTCAACGCGCTTTTCATGCAGGGCTGGCAGACGGACGCTGGCACGACGATCGTGCCCGCGCTGGGCGGCGCCGGCGCCGGCGTGGCCACCGCGATCGTGCTGTGGCTGTCGCTGGCGCTCTCGATCGTCGCGCTGCGCGCGATGCCGGTCTACCGCGCGCTGCGCATCCGGTGGCCGATCCGCCCCGACACCGCGCAGCTGCGCGAGCTGCTGAGGTTCGGCCTGCCGATCGGCGGCGCCTACCTGGTGGAGGTCACTTCCTTCGCGTTCATGGCCCTGTTCCTGGCGCGCCTCGGCGCCACGGTGGCGGCCAGCCACCAGATCGCGGCCAACCTCGCCGCGCTCGCCTACATGGTGCCGCTCGCGCTCGCCAACGCCACGAGCACGATGGTCGCGCAATCGATCGGGGCCGGCCGCCCGGATCGGGCGCGCGACTACGGCCGCCGCGGCCTGCGCCTCGCGATCGCGATCGCCTGCGCGGTGTCGGCCGCGCTGTGGCTGGGCCGCGAGGGGATCGTGCGCGCCTACACGACCGATGCCGCGGTGATCGCCGCGGCCTTGCCGCTGGTCGCGCTGGTCGCGGCCTTCCACCTGTTCGACGCGATCCAGGCCACCGCCACCTTCGTGCTGCGCGCGCACCGGATCACCACGCTGCCGATGCTGGTCTACCTGGTCTGCCTGTGGGGCATCGGGCTCGGCGGCGGCTGGTGGCTCGCCTTCGTGGCCGGCGCCGGCGATTCGCCGCTGGCGCAGGCGGTCGCCGGTGCGAAAGGGTTCTGGATCGCGGCCGGGGCGAGCCTGCTCGCCGCGTCGGCGCTGCTGGCGGCGATCGTGGGCCGCGTCTGGAAGGAATGCGAGGCGCCCGCGCCAGGCGCCGCCCCGCCCCTTCAGACGGGCGGCGGCAGGCCGCTGGCCGCGGCGCCTTCGCCGGGCTCGCCGGACATCACGAGGAATCGGTCGCGGTAG
- the orn gene encoding oligoribonuclease, which translates to MSQPSPQTYAHPGPATRVAAPDETRLIWVDMEMTGLNPGVDRIIEIAIVVTDSALNPVAQSDAIAIAQPDTVLDAMDQWNKSTHGRSGLLERVRASRCSEAQAEQAMLAFLAPLVPPGKSPMCGNSVCQDRRFMARYMPALEGWFHYRNLDVSTLKELCRRWRPELAKGFAKRGAHTALADILESIDELRYYRDRFLVMSGEPGEGAAASGLPPPV; encoded by the coding sequence ATGTCACAGCCCTCCCCGCAGACTTACGCGCATCCCGGCCCGGCGACGCGCGTCGCCGCGCCCGACGAGACCCGCCTGATCTGGGTCGACATGGAGATGACCGGCCTGAATCCCGGCGTGGACCGGATCATCGAGATCGCGATCGTGGTCACCGACAGTGCGCTGAACCCGGTGGCGCAGAGCGACGCGATCGCGATCGCGCAGCCCGACACGGTGCTCGACGCGATGGACCAGTGGAACAAGTCCACGCACGGCCGTTCCGGCCTGCTCGAGCGGGTGCGCGCCTCGCGTTGCAGCGAGGCCCAGGCCGAGCAGGCGATGCTCGCCTTCCTCGCCCCGCTGGTGCCGCCCGGCAAGTCGCCGATGTGCGGCAATTCGGTCTGCCAGGACCGGCGTTTCATGGCCCGCTACATGCCCGCGCTCGAGGGCTGGTTCCACTACAGGAACCTCGACGTCAGCACGCTGAAGGAACTGTGCCGGCGCTGGCGCCCCGAGCTCGCGAAGGGCTTCGCCAAGCGTGGCGCGCACACCGCGCTGGCCGACATCCTCGAATCGATCGACGAGTTGCGCTACTACCGCGACCGATTCCTCGTGATGTCCGGCGAGCCCGGCGAAGGCGCCGCGGCCAGCGGCCTGCCGCCGCCCGTCTGA